The following proteins are encoded in a genomic region of Flammeovirga pectinis:
- a CDS encoding M61 family metallopeptidase: MRQLLILYFIFFTWFNTTAQNIDFEYNYAINLNKVDTDKIKVTLQFPASNDALLVYQFPSIIPGTYKVYDFGRFITDLKVYDAENNLITTERLDVNRWSIDNQKSKARKITYWVSDTWDSMLPSRVFEPAGTNIQKDKVFVLNNHGFFGYFEGKMEAHFSVKVSKPSNMFGATSLKPLKTSSLTDTYTVENYHRLVDNPIMYSEADTASVQIGSTNVFIGLYSPNKKLDAKTTAKSLKEVLKAQEKFLKGKLPTDHYTFLIYLSDKPSNSGANGALEHWNSSFYFLPEMNPKSLLPIIQEIASHEFFHIITPLSIHSDEIAEFDFMQPKMSQHLWLYEGVTEYFAGLALVQENVISESAYLEALHQKIITSTTLYDRNLPFTELSKDCLDKYSVEYSNVYQKGALIAFGLDLVLLENSNGKYCLRDLMLDLSQKYGVNVSFKDDQLFDIIEDVSKIPEAKEYLLKYVTTSTPLPLSKMFDKIGILYQEEKISRTTTFGNVGLSMNDKDQIIIDDVTELDEFGKKIGYQKGDVLLEFNKKEITAENIGTIINDFVNHPENFPKVRISIERNGKIIKLKSKAQINEQIEENVFEKEDNCTQDKQKLFDVWLSKSSQK, encoded by the coding sequence ATGAGACAGTTGTTGATACTTTATTTTATATTTTTTACTTGGTTTAATACTACAGCTCAAAACATAGATTTTGAGTATAATTATGCTATTAACCTAAATAAAGTTGATACTGACAAAATAAAAGTAACATTGCAGTTTCCTGCTTCTAATGACGCACTTCTTGTATATCAATTCCCTTCTATTATTCCGGGAACATATAAAGTATATGATTTTGGTAGATTTATTACAGATCTAAAAGTCTATGATGCTGAAAATAATTTAATTACTACAGAAAGGCTTGATGTTAATAGATGGTCGATTGATAACCAAAAATCAAAAGCAAGAAAAATAACGTATTGGGTTTCTGACACATGGGACTCTATGTTACCTTCTAGGGTTTTTGAGCCAGCGGGAACAAATATTCAAAAAGATAAAGTTTTTGTTCTAAATAATCATGGCTTTTTCGGGTATTTTGAAGGTAAAATGGAAGCTCATTTTTCTGTAAAAGTATCTAAGCCTAGTAATATGTTTGGTGCCACTTCTTTAAAACCGCTAAAAACTAGCTCTCTAACAGATACATATACTGTAGAGAATTATCATAGGTTAGTCGATAACCCTATAATGTATTCTGAAGCGGATACTGCATCTGTACAAATTGGTTCTACCAATGTTTTTATTGGCTTATATTCTCCTAATAAAAAACTAGATGCAAAAACAACTGCTAAAAGTTTGAAAGAGGTGCTAAAGGCACAAGAAAAATTCTTGAAAGGAAAATTACCTACAGATCATTATACATTTTTAATTTATTTATCTGATAAGCCAAGTAATTCTGGTGCGAATGGAGCTCTAGAACATTGGAATTCATCTTTCTATTTCCTTCCAGAGATGAATCCTAAATCTCTTTTACCTATCATTCAAGAAATTGCCTCACATGAGTTCTTTCATATAATCACTCCACTTAGTATACATTCTGATGAAATAGCTGAGTTTGATTTTATGCAACCAAAAATGTCACAACACCTTTGGCTATATGAAGGTGTTACAGAATACTTTGCTGGGCTAGCATTGGTACAAGAAAATGTAATTTCCGAAAGTGCATATTTAGAAGCCTTACATCAAAAAATTATAACATCAACAACATTATACGATCGGAACTTGCCTTTTACAGAATTAAGTAAAGACTGTTTAGATAAATATAGTGTTGAGTACAGTAATGTATATCAAAAAGGGGCATTAATAGCATTTGGATTAGACCTCGTTCTTTTAGAAAACAGTAATGGAAAATACTGTTTAAGAGATTTAATGTTAGATTTAAGTCAGAAATACGGAGTTAATGTTTCCTTTAAAGACGATCAACTTTTCGATATTATTGAAGACGTTTCAAAAATACCAGAAGCTAAGGAATACCTTTTAAAATATGTAACTACCTCTACTCCTCTTCCTTTATCTAAGATGTTTGATAAAATTGGGATCTTATATCAAGAAGAGAAAATTAGTAGGACAACCACTTTTGGTAATGTAGGGTTATCTATGAACGATAAAGATCAAATAATTATTGATGATGTTACGGAATTAGACGAATTTGGAAAAAAAATAGGCTATCAAAAAGGTGATGTTTTATTAGAGTTTAACAAAAAAGAAATCACAGCAGAAAATATTGGAACTATAATAAACGATTTCGTAAATCACCCTGAAAACTTTCCAAAAGTAAGAATTTCAATTGAACGAAACGGTAAAATCATTAAATTGAAATCAAAAGCACAAATTAACGAACAGATCGAAGAGAATGTTTTTGAAAAAGAAGATAACTGTACTCAAGACAAACAAAAATTATTTGATGTTTGGCTAAGTAAATCATCTCAAAAATAA
- a CDS encoding 3'-5' exonuclease → MNLNLRNPLLVFDLETTGTNVTKDRIIEISMVKAEVSGERIIKTYRVNPECHIPSSSSKIHGIYDEDIKDKPTFKQIAKEVAAFMKGCDIGGYNVLRFDLPVITEEFLRAGIEFDFSQRKIVDAQKIFFLMEPRTLGAALKFYCGRELQDAHSAEADTIATLDVIDAQVKHYEGVTIKDKNGKEYQPVQNDMNSLHDLTASNLVDFAGRMVLNNEGNAIFNFGKYKGKSVVETLKKDPHYYDWIINNDFALDTKNKLTQLRLKSQFA, encoded by the coding sequence ATGAATTTAAATTTACGTAACCCTCTATTAGTTTTTGATTTAGAAACCACTGGAACTAATGTAACTAAAGATAGAATTATTGAGATATCTATGGTTAAAGCTGAAGTAAGTGGTGAGCGTATTATCAAAACATACCGTGTAAATCCAGAATGTCACATTCCTTCTTCTTCGAGTAAAATTCATGGTATTTATGATGAAGACATTAAAGACAAACCTACTTTTAAGCAAATTGCTAAAGAAGTTGCTGCTTTTATGAAAGGTTGCGATATTGGTGGTTATAATGTTTTAAGATTTGACCTTCCTGTAATTACAGAAGAATTTTTAAGAGCAGGTATTGAATTTGATTTCAGCCAACGTAAAATTGTTGATGCTCAGAAAATATTTTTCCTAATGGAACCAAGAACATTAGGTGCTGCACTTAAATTCTATTGTGGTAGAGAACTACAAGACGCACACTCTGCAGAAGCTGATACTATTGCCACTTTAGACGTTATAGATGCTCAAGTAAAACATTACGAAGGTGTAACTATAAAAGATAAAAACGGTAAAGAATATCAACCTGTACAAAATGACATGAATTCTTTACATGATCTTACAGCAAGTAACCTGGTTGACTTTGCAGGGAGAATGGTACTAAATAATGAAGGAAATGCCATTTTCAATTTTGGTAAATACAAAGGTAAATCTGTTGTCGAGACACTAAAGAAGGATCCTCATTATTATGATTGGATTATTAATAACGACTTTGCACTTGATACAAAAAATAAGCTAACTCAATTAAGACTAAAAAGTCAATTTGCTTAA
- a CDS encoding DNA/RNA non-specific endonuclease: MIYFTPKNLFYIFLLAYTFISIEVTLAQNKDNFPVELLPISTCDNCNNQIIEHTYYTVSYNEKHEQANWVAYELTSDELIKNASRTNDFRADQYVTSISAELDDYKGSGYDRGHLVPAADMSFIAEAMTESFYFSNMSPQDPSFNRGIWKKLEEQFRAWAQEKHNIYIITGPVLEDGLSTIGHNKVSIPNYYYKIAVHYNTQNNEYESIAFLLPNKKGEQTLSEYTVTIDSIESLTELDFFSTLSDSLQITFESSLSKGDWNYDSKYNPISNNQQTSNNVNDNSRQTENNTKIRCSGSTKKGTQCKRYIGNTSEFCWQHKK; this comes from the coding sequence ATGATATACTTTACTCCAAAAAACCTTTTTTACATATTCCTATTAGCTTACACGTTTATTTCTATTGAAGTAACGTTAGCTCAAAATAAAGATAATTTCCCTGTTGAATTACTACCTATTTCAACATGCGATAATTGTAACAATCAAATAATTGAACATACTTATTATACCGTTTCCTACAATGAAAAACATGAACAAGCAAATTGGGTAGCTTATGAATTGACTTCTGATGAATTAATCAAGAATGCATCAAGAACAAATGATTTTAGAGCTGATCAATATGTTACGTCTATTTCAGCTGAATTAGATGATTACAAAGGTTCTGGATACGATAGAGGGCACTTAGTTCCCGCTGCAGACATGTCGTTCATTGCAGAAGCCATGACTGAAAGCTTTTATTTCTCTAATATGAGCCCACAAGACCCTAGTTTTAATCGAGGTATTTGGAAAAAACTAGAAGAACAATTTAGAGCATGGGCTCAGGAAAAACATAACATTTATATTATTACAGGCCCTGTTTTAGAAGATGGACTTTCTACTATTGGTCATAACAAAGTAAGTATACCTAATTATTATTACAAAATTGCGGTTCATTATAACACTCAAAATAATGAATATGAATCAATTGCATTCTTATTGCCAAACAAAAAAGGTGAGCAAACATTAAGTGAATATACAGTTACAATAGACTCAATTGAGTCACTTACTGAGCTAGACTTTTTTAGCACTCTATCTGATAGTCTACAAATAACATTTGAAAGTAGTCTTTCTAAAGGAGATTGGAACTACGATTCGAAGTATAACCCAATTTCAAATAATCAACAAACCTCTAACAACGTAAACGATAATAGCAGACAAACTGAAAATAATACAAAAATAAGGTGTAGCGGTAGTACTAAAAAAGGAACTCAATGTAAAAGGTATATTGGTAATACCTCTGAATTTTGTTGGCAACACAAAAAGTAA
- a CDS encoding PAS domain S-box protein, with protein MQALIQNRPNKRNTSNNQQKHYILINNNGNVKYISKDFLNDVHTFEVGRSIAVGLSPKNQIKLKKKITEALIKDEAISFNFTISQNSRPHTYKVQLYPIHIETSYVNATFKLVNQERDLQLKRLKDTYFHSIDGIIWVDPFSKDILYANPAFSKISGYEASEDVITKTFHDFVPDKLSKEAKSVFAELKKKKQVIRETYIQKKDGIIIPVQITASIVSSDDDTPYIVCFIKDLSALKSARKELKDNQLRYEAILDNSKIKICQFDENLKLTWCGSSSNRKTTDFLGDEHIGLDLKKILNKDTGNDIFNFQKEVIEANITAHQSFKIGFNIEWKAIELYLSPIIVNKRVIGLNAVFLNISNQKKVEEKLDHFIYRAAHDLRGPLTTVQGLIHLMKADTRNPQQYIKLLDETIWTQDMHLQKILAYYYNQKTDINSKAIDFTLIHSELVDFLENSGYIINISFSNNTTLEKTITSDAERISLLFKNICTTILQLVSRDISIKLLIEIKLHKNGVYLSFTDNVSPRNPVASNNGFDRSMSLNFAHDDFSRGIFITSEIVDKLQGKYQVKYSSNKMQKLEIILPNI; from the coding sequence ATGCAAGCTTTAATACAAAATAGGCCAAATAAAAGAAATACTTCTAATAACCAGCAAAAACATTACATCCTCATTAACAACAATGGCAATGTAAAATACATTTCCAAAGATTTTTTGAATGATGTACATACTTTTGAAGTAGGAAGATCTATTGCCGTAGGTTTATCTCCGAAAAATCAAATTAAGCTTAAAAAGAAAATTACTGAAGCTTTAATTAAGGACGAAGCTATATCCTTCAATTTTACAATATCACAAAATTCTAGACCTCATACATATAAGGTTCAGTTATATCCTATTCACATAGAAACCTCTTATGTAAATGCCACTTTTAAGTTGGTTAATCAAGAAAGAGATTTACAACTAAAGCGTCTAAAGGATACTTATTTTCATTCTATTGATGGTATTATATGGGTAGATCCTTTTTCTAAAGATATTCTTTATGCTAATCCAGCTTTTTCAAAAATTTCTGGTTATGAAGCTTCCGAAGATGTAATCACGAAAACTTTTCATGATTTTGTTCCTGATAAATTAAGTAAGGAAGCAAAATCTGTTTTTGCAGAACTAAAAAAGAAAAAACAAGTTATTAGAGAGACTTATATTCAGAAAAAAGATGGTATAATTATCCCTGTACAGATAACCGCATCTATTGTCTCTTCTGATGATGATACTCCTTACATTGTCTGTTTTATTAAAGATTTATCTGCTTTAAAAAGTGCTAGAAAAGAATTAAAAGATAATCAGTTACGTTACGAAGCTATTCTTGATAATTCTAAAATTAAAATTTGTCAGTTTGATGAAAATTTAAAGCTCACGTGGTGTGGTTCTAGTTCGAATAGAAAGACAACTGACTTTTTAGGAGATGAACATATAGGTTTAGACCTAAAAAAAATATTGAATAAAGATACTGGGAATGATATTTTCAATTTTCAGAAAGAAGTTATAGAAGCAAATATTACTGCACACCAATCGTTTAAAATTGGCTTTAATATTGAGTGGAAAGCAATTGAATTGTACCTTTCTCCTATAATTGTAAATAAAAGGGTTATTGGTTTAAATGCTGTCTTCCTAAATATTTCAAACCAGAAAAAGGTTGAAGAAAAATTAGACCATTTTATCTATCGAGCAGCTCATGATTTAAGAGGCCCGTTAACTACAGTTCAGGGTTTAATTCATTTAATGAAAGCGGACACACGTAATCCGCAACAATATATTAAACTTTTGGATGAGACGATTTGGACTCAAGATATGCACCTGCAAAAGATCCTTGCATATTATTACAATCAAAAAACGGATATAAATTCTAAGGCAATTGATTTTACTTTAATTCATAGTGAATTGGTAGATTTCTTAGAAAACTCAGGATATATTATTAATATTTCTTTCTCAAATAATACAACTTTAGAAAAGACTATAACCTCTGATGCAGAGCGAATTTCTTTATTATTTAAGAATATCTGTACAACAATCTTACAATTAGTATCAAGAGATATTTCTATTAAATTATTAATTGAAATTAAACTCCACAAAAATGGCGTTTACCTCTCTTTTACTGATAATGTATCACCAAGAAACCCTGTAGCTTCAAATAATGGCTTCGACAGGTCTATGTCTTTGAATTTTGCACATGATGATTTTTCAAGAGGTATATTTATTACTTCAGAAATTGTTGATAAGCTACAAGGGAAATATCAAGTAAAATACTCATCAAACAAAATGCAAAAACTTGAAATTATACTCCCTAATATTTAA
- a CDS encoding SLC13 family permease codes for MKRSDLDPDDLNNKEQQNYSSSHPENPITNQAPDLLSYSKEKMIGGIAGPIAFFFIKYAGILPNDISEDGITVIALATWMLVWWVTETVPIAVTALLPLVIFPFFNVLSIKATAAPYSNPIIFLFMGGFMVALGMEKWKLHLRIALGIVRMTGTKANQIVLGFMVATGFLSMWISNTATTVMMLPIAASIINLLLKDDKGIDPKDAKNFATSLMLGIAYAASVGGIATLIGTPPNAIFGGFMKETYNIEIDFFNWMLLGVPFSTVMMGIVYIVLLKFVYPNNLKELKGGKELIEKEYQDLGPIQWEEKCVGIVFCLTAFLWVFRSLINKYGPITLNDSSIAIFAGVLLFIIPSTKSKGTFLLAWKDTEKLPWGVLVLFGGGLSMASALGNAGVIEYIGNLISSSTSVHGVFMMMLLISIILFATEVMSNTALATIFLPVVGGVAVALGNDVLTFAAPIAMAASCAFMLPMATPPNAIVFASGHVTVQQMVRAGVTLNIISVLLLTLLSQTLVPLIFE; via the coding sequence ATGAAAAGAAGTGACCTTGATCCTGATGATTTAAATAACAAGGAACAACAAAATTATTCATCTTCACACCCAGAAAACCCAATTACAAACCAAGCACCTGATTTACTCTCTTATTCAAAAGAAAAAATGATTGGAGGCATTGCCGGTCCAATAGCATTCTTTTTTATAAAATATGCAGGTATTCTTCCAAATGATATTAGTGAGGATGGTATTACTGTTATTGCTTTAGCTACTTGGATGCTGGTGTGGTGGGTTACCGAAACAGTTCCAATAGCAGTAACCGCTTTACTCCCTTTGGTGATTTTTCCATTTTTTAATGTATTATCTATTAAAGCTACTGCAGCCCCTTACAGCAATCCCATAATATTTTTATTTATGGGTGGTTTTATGGTGGCATTAGGTATGGAGAAATGGAAGTTGCATTTAAGAATTGCATTAGGTATTGTTAGAATGACAGGGACTAAGGCAAATCAAATTGTTTTAGGCTTTATGGTTGCCACTGGCTTTTTGAGTATGTGGATATCAAATACCGCAACTACAGTGATGATGCTCCCTATTGCTGCTTCCATAATTAATCTTTTACTTAAAGATGATAAAGGTATAGACCCAAAAGATGCAAAAAACTTTGCTACATCTTTAATGTTAGGTATTGCTTATGCAGCTAGTGTTGGTGGTATTGCTACACTAATTGGAACTCCACCAAATGCTATTTTTGGTGGATTTATGAAAGAGACATACAATATAGAAATTGACTTTTTTAATTGGATGTTACTTGGAGTACCATTCTCTACTGTAATGATGGGTATAGTATACATTGTTCTTTTAAAATTTGTCTACCCAAATAATCTCAAAGAATTAAAAGGCGGAAAAGAATTAATAGAAAAAGAGTATCAAGATTTAGGTCCAATTCAATGGGAAGAAAAATGTGTTGGTATAGTATTCTGTCTAACTGCTTTTTTATGGGTATTTAGGTCATTAATAAATAAATATGGTCCTATCACTTTAAATGATTCTAGCATTGCAATTTTTGCAGGTGTTTTACTTTTCATTATCCCATCCACAAAATCTAAAGGCACTTTTTTGCTCGCTTGGAAAGATACTGAAAAACTTCCTTGGGGTGTTCTTGTTCTTTTTGGAGGAGGTTTAAGTATGGCTAGCGCCTTAGGTAATGCTGGGGTTATAGAATATATAGGAAATTTAATTTCATCTTCTACATCAGTACATGGTGTATTTATGATGATGTTACTTATAAGTATTATACTTTTTGCTACCGAAGTGATGAGTAACACTGCCCTAGCAACAATATTTCTTCCTGTTGTAGGAGGTGTTGCTGTTGCACTTGGAAATGATGTATTAACTTTTGCAGCTCCTATAGCTATGGCTGCAAGTTGTGCTTTTATGTTACCGATGGCAACTCCACCAAATGCAATCGTTTTTGCGAGTGGCCATGTTACAGTACAACAGATGGTAAGAGCTGGAGTAACGCTTAATATAATATCAGTATTACTATTAACCTTACTATCTCAAACATTAGTACCTCTTATATTCGAATAA
- a CDS encoding cupin domain-containing protein — protein sequence MTKSEIIQQLQLEPHPEGGFYAETYRSHKTVLLPEDKLERNVSTAIYYMLGKGDFSTFHRLKFTEIWHYYDGSPVKLVEITPEGELIETIVGKDFSKGQVPQYIIKGGNWFAGAALIDDEEGYTLIGCTVAPGFEFQDFEIADTNVLKKEYPKYSELIDRFKK from the coding sequence ATGACGAAGTCAGAAATAATCCAACAATTACAATTAGAACCGCATCCAGAAGGTGGTTTTTATGCCGAAACATACAGGTCTCATAAAACAGTTTTATTGCCTGAAGATAAATTAGAACGAAATGTATCTACAGCAATTTATTACATGCTTGGTAAAGGTGATTTTTCAACATTTCATAGATTGAAATTTACTGAAATATGGCACTACTATGATGGCAGTCCTGTTAAATTGGTCGAAATTACACCTGAAGGAGAATTAATTGAGACAATTGTAGGAAAAGATTTTTCTAAAGGTCAAGTACCACAATATATTATTAAAGGAGGGAACTGGTTTGCAGGAGCAGCTTTAATAGATGATGAAGAGGGATATACACTTATTGGTTGTACTGTTGCTCCAGGCTTTGAGTTTCAAGACTTTGAAATAGCAGATACAAATGTACTTAAGAAGGAATACCCAAAGTATTCCGAGTTGATAGATAGATTTAAGAAGTAA
- a CDS encoding Crp/Fnr family transcriptional regulator, whose protein sequence is MNNSLKNFIQASFPNTDSKHPIQTEFLSVGELVQVSEGDFLIDINEEMTYVPIVTDGVLKVTREDEDGHELFLYYLEYGETCTISMMYQESAVRVTAEEDTWVYKVPIGSINDWMSRFPEWRDFLMKAYKVRFDGLLQAIDELAFKKMDERLINYLNKLKAIKESNELNVSHSEIALSLNTSREVISRLLKQLEKLGKVELGRNKVILK, encoded by the coding sequence ATGAATAATTCATTAAAAAATTTCATACAAGCTAGTTTTCCTAATACGGATTCAAAGCATCCTATTCAAACAGAATTTTTATCTGTAGGAGAACTTGTACAAGTAAGTGAAGGTGATTTCTTAATTGATATAAATGAAGAAATGACTTATGTTCCTATTGTAACAGATGGTGTTTTAAAAGTTACAAGAGAAGATGAAGATGGGCATGAGCTTTTTTTATATTATTTAGAATATGGCGAAACTTGTACAATATCTATGATGTACCAAGAAAGTGCTGTTAGAGTAACTGCTGAAGAAGATACTTGGGTGTATAAAGTACCTATTGGCTCAATTAATGATTGGATGTCACGTTTTCCAGAATGGCGTGACTTTCTCATGAAGGCATACAAAGTTAGGTTTGATGGTTTATTACAAGCTATTGACGAACTTGCTTTTAAAAAGATGGATGAAAGGTTAATCAATTACCTCAATAAATTAAAGGCTATAAAAGAATCGAATGAGTTGAATGTTTCTCACTCAGAAATTGCCTTAAGTTTAAATACATCTAGAGAAGTTATTTCAAGATTACTTAAACAACTAGAGAAACTTGGAAAAGTGGAACTAGGAAGGAACAAAGTAATTCTAAAGTAA
- a CDS encoding rhodanese-like domain-containing protein, producing MDFLRKLFGLGPKVDYKELIDNGAKVIDVRSTGEFSSGHFKGSKNIPLDQVSKRMPEILKLGEPLIVCCKSGMRASNAMSTIKKAGVKEVYNAGGWTNL from the coding sequence ATGGATTTTTTAAGAAAACTATTCGGACTTGGTCCTAAAGTAGATTATAAAGAATTAATTGACAACGGAGCTAAAGTAATAGACGTTCGCTCAACTGGAGAATTTTCTTCAGGTCACTTTAAAGGGTCTAAAAATATTCCATTAGATCAAGTATCTAAAAGAATGCCCGAAATTCTTAAACTTGGCGAACCTTTAATTGTTTGCTGTAAATCCGGGATGCGTGCATCAAATGCTATGTCTACCATAAAAAAGGCAGGTGTAAAAGAAGTTTACAATGCTGGAGGTTGGACAAACCTATAA
- a CDS encoding outer membrane beta-barrel protein, whose translation MSLLLFTSFTSITSLEPLAKGSIKGRLIDQETNEPVSYASVAILDADKKSVTGALSDGNGEFELTKVPLGKYNLVVQFIGYQNYIEEIEITAKNSKLDLGEVVLVTSIEQLDEVEVTGQKTFIENRIDKKIINVSEAMIADGNSTSEILNTLPEVNVGADGTISLRGDNNVRVLLDGKPSQMDINQVLQSLPADAVDKIEVITNPSSKYDPDGLSGIINVITKKDALKGFNGNLSLNAGSNNKYSGFLGLNYRVKRLNFFAQSYWSSNEWDNTRDMYRTYSDVTLDDLDQKETIQDNNGYSNIKLGMDYFWDSTNTSTVFYERWKWESDAQSNYTNNYKDGDVINRTEYQLGKNYNLAQGNNINFNHRKEFSKGQLEIDLFANLGEADITPQNAQKIGNGSWQELNKNENQANWAYVQAQVDYDQTINDKSSFEVGYKGQMTDAKMNVSNVDFVNVDTMSYTYPYNESVHAVYGSYSLRLGNTSIKAGLRAEAAKMEGQITNSSQNDTSYVIDYQSLFPSVHVQQKLGEKNTVGVSYSRRINRPDVMQLLPIEMSSNPKNVMVGNPTLQPSFTNSMELSHGFMADVISFNTSLYMRHSTDIIREVVNYDAVRDITIMTFKNLGSSMTGGMSLSSNYNMLKWWEWNGSVDIYYLDIQDENEEYTIPTDGTPINWSAKLSTRVTPIKTLTFQLMGRYTAKRYDAQRITEPTYSMDLAIKKAILNNKGSVNFKINNLLYSGEQRNSYGNGFVEAIDFRQESPVYRLSFSYAFGGQFQGRQKRKIQSSGGGL comes from the coding sequence ATGTCCTTACTATTATTCACTTCTTTTACTTCAATAACATCGTTAGAACCGCTTGCAAAAGGTAGTATAAAAGGGCGTTTAATTGATCAAGAAACAAACGAACCAGTAAGTTATGCATCTGTTGCAATATTAGATGCTGATAAGAAATCTGTAACAGGAGCCTTATCAGATGGAAATGGAGAATTTGAATTGACTAAAGTTCCATTAGGGAAATATAATTTAGTAGTTCAATTTATTGGTTACCAAAATTATATTGAAGAGATAGAAATTACAGCTAAAAACTCTAAACTAGATCTAGGAGAGGTTGTTTTAGTAACCTCAATAGAACAATTGGATGAGGTAGAAGTAACAGGACAAAAAACATTTATTGAAAACCGAATTGATAAGAAAATTATCAATGTTAGTGAAGCAATGATTGCTGACGGTAATTCAACTTCAGAAATTCTAAATACTCTTCCAGAAGTAAATGTAGGTGCAGATGGTACAATCTCTTTAAGAGGCGATAATAATGTGAGAGTATTATTGGATGGTAAGCCGTCACAGATGGATATTAACCAAGTATTACAATCTTTACCTGCAGATGCTGTAGATAAGATTGAGGTAATTACGAACCCTTCTTCAAAATATGACCCTGATGGATTATCGGGTATTATCAATGTAATTACTAAGAAAGATGCTCTAAAAGGTTTTAATGGTAATTTAAGTCTAAACGCCGGTTCTAATAATAAATACTCAGGTTTTTTAGGGTTAAACTATAGAGTGAAAAGATTAAATTTCTTTGCTCAATCGTATTGGAGTTCTAATGAATGGGACAATACAAGAGATATGTATCGTACTTATTCTGATGTAACATTAGATGATCTAGATCAGAAAGAAACGATTCAGGATAATAACGGATATAGTAACATTAAACTTGGTATGGATTACTTCTGGGACTCTACCAATACTTCTACAGTATTTTATGAACGTTGGAAATGGGAGTCTGATGCTCAATCAAATTATACAAATAATTATAAAGATGGAGATGTAATTAATAGAACAGAATATCAATTAGGTAAGAATTATAATCTTGCTCAAGGAAATAATATAAATTTTAATCACCGCAAAGAATTTAGTAAAGGGCAATTAGAAATTGATTTATTCGCAAATTTAGGTGAAGCTGATATCACACCTCAGAATGCACAAAAAATTGGTAATGGTAGCTGGCAAGAGTTGAATAAAAATGAGAACCAAGCAAATTGGGCTTATGTTCAAGCTCAAGTAGATTACGATCAGACTATAAATGATAAGTCATCTTTTGAAGTAGGGTATAAAGGACAAATGACTGATGCAAAAATGAATGTGTCTAATGTCGATTTTGTAAATGTAGATACAATGTCTTACACCTATCCTTACAACGAATCTGTACATGCTGTATATGGATCTTATTCTTTGAGGTTAGGAAATACAAGTATTAAAGCTGGTTTAAGAGCAGAAGCTGCCAAAATGGAAGGGCAAATTACTAACTCATCTCAAAATGATACTTCTTATGTAATTGATTATCAAAGTTTATTTCCTTCTGTTCATGTTCAGCAAAAACTTGGAGAAAAGAATACAGTTGGTGTGAGTTATAGTAGAAGAATTAATCGCCCAGACGTAATGCAATTATTACCAATCGAAATGTCTTCTAACCCAAAGAATGTTATGGTAGGTAACCCTACGTTACAGCCCTCTTTTACAAACTCAATGGAATTGTCACATGGTTTTATGGCAGATGTAATTAGTTTTAATACTTCATTATATATGCGTCATAGTACAGACATTATTAGAGAAGTTGTTAATTATGATGCTGTACGAGATATTACAATAATGACTTTTAAAAACTTAGGATCTTCTATGACTGGTGGTATGTCATTATCATCAAATTATAATATGCTGAAGTGGTGGGAATGGAATGGTTCTGTAGACATTTATTATTTAGATATTCAAGATGAAAACGAAGAATATACTATTCCTACAGACGGCACTCCAATTAACTGGTCGGCAAAATTAAGTACACGTGTAACACCAATTAAAACATTAACATTCCAATTAATGGGTAGATATACAGCAAAAAGATATGATGCTCAAAGAATAACAGAACCTACCTATTCAATGGATTTAGCAATTAAGAAAGCAATATTGAATAATAAAGGAAGTGTGAATTTTAAAATCAATAATCTATTATATAGCGGAGAACAAAGAAATTCTTACGGAAACGGATTTGTTGAAGCGATAGATTTTAGACAGGAGAGTCCTGTTTATAGATTGTCCTTTTCTTACGCTTTTGGAGGACAGTTCCAAGGTCGTCAGAAAAGAAAAATTCAATCTAGTGGAGGAGGATTGTAA